One region of Bacteroidota bacterium genomic DNA includes:
- a CDS encoding tyrosine decarboxylase: MKNLKSKPVSFDALFLGPKSENAKLFKDTVMDMIDEHIHWRRDFHPEDKPVISLNEQHGDAFLHTQDRMLEVLQELSSKLKMTSMPWHSPRYLGHMNADILMPSIIGYITAMLYNPNNVAYEASTATTPLELEVGMDFARLMGYDTKKAWGHICTDGSVANIEAVWYARNLASIPFAVKQVRPELLEGKSDWELANMTIEEILDLSEKVKNDWDEVRNHSVRGTGVIPGQLGKWIVPQSKHYSWVKAADILGIGLNNVIEIQVDEHFRMDIDILKKNIDGLIAQKIPVLGVVGVIGSTEEGAIDYMDKIIELRDEYEKQGVSFYVHGDAAYGGYARSIFLDEEYNFIPYNDLKTRLHKDGILNQNDIDWPGQDVYNAFKALSKTNSVTIDPHKMGYVPYSAGGITIRDKRMVDAISFFAAYVFEKGTDLPTLLGSYIMEGSKAGATAASVWVAHQVLPLNITGYGRLIGASIEGAQRFYRHIESSEILDINGTKVMLQALVKPDFNMVDFAFNVMGNTDLDKMNKLNLELYNLSSYVSGPVLKNDFITSHTEFTYDDYKDAPVKLAERLGMSKTEWDKVHALRVMRACILTPYFMQSAVAENYWENYIDSMKEKLALIIEDYI, encoded by the coding sequence CTGGCGCCGTGATTTTCATCCTGAAGACAAGCCTGTTATTTCTCTCAACGAACAGCATGGAGATGCATTTCTTCATACTCAGGACAGAATGCTGGAGGTATTGCAGGAACTATCCTCAAAATTAAAAATGACTTCCATGCCCTGGCATTCACCGAGATATCTTGGCCATATGAATGCCGATATCCTGATGCCTTCCATCATCGGGTACATAACCGCTATGCTATACAACCCGAACAATGTCGCTTACGAGGCGTCGACTGCGACGACTCCATTGGAGCTTGAAGTAGGGATGGATTTTGCACGTTTGATGGGCTATGACACGAAGAAGGCCTGGGGCCATATCTGTACCGACGGTAGTGTAGCCAACATAGAAGCAGTCTGGTATGCCAGAAATCTTGCCTCCATTCCTTTTGCCGTCAAACAGGTACGTCCCGAACTGTTAGAAGGAAAGTCGGATTGGGAATTAGCGAATATGACCATTGAAGAGATCCTTGATCTTTCAGAAAAAGTTAAAAACGACTGGGATGAAGTGAGAAACCATTCCGTCAGGGGCACAGGCGTAATACCCGGACAACTTGGGAAATGGATAGTTCCCCAATCAAAGCATTATTCCTGGGTGAAAGCAGCCGACATACTGGGCATAGGCTTAAATAACGTTATTGAGATACAAGTCGATGAACACTTCAGGATGGATATCGATATCCTGAAAAAGAACATTGATGGACTGATTGCCCAAAAAATCCCGGTGCTTGGTGTAGTTGGCGTTATCGGAAGCACGGAAGAAGGAGCTATTGATTATATGGACAAGATCATTGAACTAAGAGATGAATATGAAAAGCAGGGGGTTTCTTTTTATGTCCATGGGGATGCTGCCTATGGCGGCTATGCCAGATCCATTTTCCTGGATGAAGAATATAATTTCATCCCATACAACGACCTCAAAACACGTTTGCACAAGGATGGCATCCTGAATCAAAATGACATTGACTGGCCTGGCCAGGATGTTTACAATGCTTTCAAAGCATTATCAAAAACCAATTCGGTAACGATCGACCCGCATAAGATGGGTTATGTACCCTATTCGGCAGGAGGTATAACGATCCGGGATAAAAGAATGGTCGATGCCATTTCCTTTTTTGCTGCATATGTATTTGAAAAAGGAACGGATTTGCCAACCCTTCTCGGAAGTTATATCATGGAAGGATCCAAAGCAGGAGCTACTGCAGCCAGTGTATGGGTTGCACACCAGGTACTTCCACTGAATATAACCGGATACGGAAGGCTGATCGGTGCAAGCATCGAAGGCGCCCAACGATTCTACAGGCACATTGAATCATCGGAGATACTTGATATCAACGGAACCAAGGTTATGCTCCAGGCATTGGTCAAACCCGATTTTAATATGGTCGATTTTGCTTTCAACGTTATGGGAAACACCGATCTTGATAAAATGAACAAACTCAATCTGGAATTATATAACCTTAGCTCCTATGTTTCCGGACCGGTATTGAAAAATGATTTTATTACTTCTCATACAGAATTTACCTATGATGATTATAAGGATGCACCTGTGAAACTTGCGGAACGCCTGGGAATGTCAAAAACCGAATGGGATAAAGTCCATGCACTCAGAGTCATGCGTGCATGTATTTTAACTCCCTACTTCATGCAAAGTGCTGTTGCAGAAAACTATTGGGAAAATTATATCGACAGTATGAAAGAGAAACTGGCCCTGATCATCGAAGACTACATTTAG